The window GGAGTGGTGGCCATGGGCGCGGCCTTGAGGCCCTCGGTCATCTTGGTGTGGACGAAACCGGGGCGCACCACCGTCACGTGGATGCCGTCGGGACGCAGCGCCTCGCCCAGGCCGAGGTAGAAGCCGTCGAAGCCCGCCTTCGTCGAGCCGTAGACGAAGTTGGACCGGCGGACCCGCTCACCGGCCACAGAGGACAGTGCCACGATCGAGCCGTGGCCCTGCTTGCGCAGCCGCTCGGCGAGCGCGATGCCCAGCGACACCGGCGCCGTGTAGTTGACCTGGGCCAGTTCGACCCCGGCGGCGTGGTCCTGCCAGGCCTGCTCCGGGTCGCCGAGCAGACCGAAGGCGATGACGGTGACATCGACGTCGCCGTCGGCGAAGGCCTGCTCGACGACCGAGGGGTGCGAGTCGAGGTCCTTGGCGTCGAACGCGATCGTGCGGACCGTCGCGCCGAGACCACGCAGGTTCTCGGCGGCGGCGTCGAGCCGCTCGGACGGGCGGGCCGCGAGGATGACCGTCAGCGGGGCCTGGCGGGCGTAGTTCTCCGCGACGGCCAAGCCGATCTCGGAAGTGCCGCCCAGCAGGAGCAAGGACTGGGGAATGCCGACTGCGTTGATCAATGTCCGAGCCTTCGAGTTGGTGTTCGTCAGAGTTCGAGCCTGCGCGCCTGGTCTGAGATGAAAAGGCCGTCCGGGTCGACGCTGTGGCGCACCTTGCGCCACTCGTCGAGCCGCGGGTACATGCGGTGGAAGGTCTCCGGCGCGGTGCGCGATTCCTTCGCCAGGTACAGGCGCCCGCCGACGCCCAGCACGAGTTCGTCGAGTTCGGCGCAGAACGCCGGAAGTCCCGGTGTGATGGGGAAATCGACGGTGATGGTCCAGCCCGGCCGCGGGAACGACAGCGGCGCCGCGTTGCCCTCGCCCATCCGCTTGAGGACGTTGAGGAACGACACGTGCCCGGACTCGGCGATGCGCCGCACGATCCGGCGCAGGTCGGCGTCGGCCTCGAACGGGATGATGAACTGGTACTGCAGGAACCCGTTCGGCCCGTAGGCCCGGTTCCACTCCCCGAACAGGTCGAGCGGGTGGTAGAACGCCGTCAGGTTCTGGATCTGGCCGCGGGCCTGCTTCGGCGCCTTGCGGTACCAGGCCTCGCCGAGCGCGCGGAACGTCAGCTTGTTGGCCAGCCCGTTGGGGAACACGTTCGGCAGGGTCAGCAGCTGCGGCGCGTCGAACTTCAGCGGGTGCGACCGCAGCTTCTTCGGCAGTTGGTCCACTGTGGCCAGTGAGCCGCGGGAGAAGACCGCGCGGCCGAGCTTGTCGCCGGTGGAGATGGAGTCGAACCACGCCATCGAGTAGTCGTAGTTCTCGTCGGACCCGTCGGCGAACAGTGACAGCGTCTCGTCCAAAGTGGACGTTCGGTCGGTGTCGACGACGAAGTACGCGCTCTCCACGTGCTTGAGCGCGACCGTCGCCCGCAGGATGATCCCGGTCAGGCCCATGCCGCCCACGGTCGCCCAGAACAGCTCCGACTCCGGGCCGTCCGGGGTGATCGAGCGCACCCGGCCGTCGGCGGTGAGCAGGTCCATCGACCGCACGTGGTTGCCGAAGCTGCCCGCGGAGTGGTGGTTCTTGCCGTGGATGTCGGACCCGATGGCCCCGCCGATCGTGACCTGCCGGGTGCCCGGCAGCACCGGAACCCACAGCCCGAACGGCAGCGCGGCGCGCATCAGCTGGTCGAGGTTCACCCCGGCGTCGAGCACGGCCAGGCCGCTGTCGGCGTCGATCGAGTGGATGCGGTCCAGGCCGTTCATGTCGACGACCACGCCGCCCGCGTTCTGCGCCGGGTCGCCGTAGGACCGGCCCAGCCCGCGCGCGATGACCCCGCGCCCGGTCGCCTGCCCCACCGCCGCGATGACCTGCTCTTCGGTCGTCGGATAGGCGACCCTGGCGACCGACGGCGCGGTCCGGCCCCAGCCGGTCAGCGCACGGGTCTCGAACCGCGGTCCTGCGTTTGAAACAGCCTCCACCCAAGCCAGGGTAGCGGCGTCCCTAGACTGGCCGGGTGGCCGAGGTCAGGAACGACTCCGAGCGCGCGGGGCTGGTGAGACAGCTCACGCGCTTCGTCATGGTCGGCGGGTTCTGCGCCCTGGTCGACTCCGGCGCCTACTGGCTGCTGCTTCAGGCAGGAACCTGGGTGCACCTGGCCAAGGCACTGAGCTTCATCGCGGGCACCACCACCGCCTACTTCCTCAACAAGCGGTTCACCTTCGCCGGCGCGGCCGACCGCGGCGCGAGCCAGGCGGGCGGATTCGCCCTGCTCTACACCGTGACGTTCTTCGTCAACGTCGGCACGAACGCGCTGATGCTGGAGTTGCTACCCGAGATGCGGTGGGAGTACGCCCTCGCCTGGGTTGTCGCGCAGGCGGTCGGGACGACGATCAACTTCGTGATGCTGCGAACCGTCGTCTTCCGACACTGAATGATCAGACGCCGAAGCCGCTGCCCTTCCGGTTGGGGCTGCCGTAGGCACGCACGTGTGACGGCAGTTCGTCGAGGTGTGCGGTGACGACGTGGCCGAAGTTCACCGCGACCGCGTTGCCGTCCTCGAGTTCGAGGGTGTCCACGCCCCCCGACGCCATGAGGACGGGGAGCCGCGGCTTGAGGCTCTTGACGCTCTTGGGTGAGAGGGTGAACACGACCGGCTCGCCGCCGCTGGCGAGGTGGAGGATCAGGGTGCGCTGGGAATCGCTCATGGGTTCCACCTGATCACCGCATCCTTCGATGGGCAAGGCGGGTTCACTGGTAGCGGATCAGCTACGAGCGGAAGTCAGCGCCGGTTCAGCTCTTTCGCCAGCATGGCGCCTCGCTCGTAGGGGTCCTTGCGGACGAACAGCAGCGACCCGTCGGTGAACGCGACCCGGTCGAAGGTCGGCGCGGGGATCGATCGGCCCAGCATCACCGGCGCGATCCCCGCGACCCGCGCGGCGGGCACGCTGTACTGGAGGTGGACCGGGTCGCCTGGGTCCCACGTCTTGCCGGATCGTTCGCCGAGGAACTTGGCGGGAAACCCCACGGCCACCCGCTTGTGGGTCGCCACGATCGCGACGACACCACGACCGGCGGCGGCTTCCTCGGCCACCCGTGCCGCGTCCTGGTCGGCTCTGGCAGCCTCCGCCCACATGCCGATCGCCGGGTCGTCTGCCCAGTCGTTGCCATAGAACTCACCGCGCGCGATCACGGGTGCGGGCAGTGGCCAGCGCGGGTCGCTGAACGCCAGCTTCGGCGCGTCCGCGCGGGGCAGGCGCGGGACGATGACCGTGCCGCCGATTCGGCTGCCCACGGCGAGATCTTCGCAGTTCAGCAGGTATGAGATGGTCTCGTCGGGATCCAGTGCGGTGGTCACTCCGGCGCTCCGTGGGAAAGGGCGAGCATCCGCTCGAACTGGGCTCTGGTGACCTTGCTCCCGAGCAGGAAGTCGAAGCCCGACCCGTCGGCCAACCCCACCCGCAGCGCGGGCCGGAGCCCGTGTGACGTCTGGCGGTCCGTGAGGGTGATGCCACGGATCTGCGCGCGCGGGAATTCGGCGATGATCACCGAGTCGCCGTCGACGGTTTCCTTGCCCGCGTTGGTCGTGGGGGAGGAGATGACGTCGGCGACGATCCGCCCGACCTCGACCACGCCGCTCAGGAAGCCCTTTTTCTTCGGCGGCGGCGCGGGCTGGGTTTGCTGGACGCTCACCGCCCGGAACAGTCGCCAGGTGGTGAGCGCCCACATCGCGGACTCCCGGAATTGGAATCCGTGCGCGACCGCCAGATCGTTGGGGGTGTTGCCCATGACCATCACATCCGGCAGCTGAGGCCCGCCCGACGCGTCGTTCCCGCCGCCCGTGGCCGCTGTCAGGGCGAACTCCGCGGCCACCCCCACGGCTCCCAAACCGGCACGGGACAGCATTCCCGCCTGTGGCGTCCCATCCGGATCGAGGCCGCGGACGTCGAACAGCTGCTTGCCCGCGCTGGTCGCCCAGAGCAGTTCCTCACCGGGCGCGAGAAGCCTGCGCGCCCGGATGCCTGACCCCAAAGCGTTGAGCTGCATCGCTTACTCGTTGAGGGTGAAGCCCCGGTCCGTGTCGGCCCGGCGCTCCTCCTCGGTCGACGGGTCGGTGGCCTTGTTGTAGCCCTGCTCGACGCCGTACTCGACCGCCGCGCCCGGGGCGTTCTCCAGGATTCCGGTGGTGACGGCGGTTCCGGTGTGGGTGCTGCCGCCGAGCCCGGCCGCGCCGAGCCCGTACTTGACCGCGCGCTGCGCCAGCGCTTCCTCGCCCACCGCGTCCTTGCCGAAGTAGTTGTTCGACGACTTGGTCTTCAGGCCGGTCTCGACACCGTCGACGATGTTGGAGTCGGTGTGGTTGCGCAGCGCGCCCAGGGCCGGGCTGTTGCGGTCCATCTGCCTGCCGAGGGTGCCGCCGACGCCGCGGGTGCTCGCGAGGCCGTTGGCGCGGTCGCACAGGTTCTTCAGCGGGCCCGAGCGCAGCTGCTTGAGCAGGTCCTCGAGCTTGGTGAACAGCGGCTTGAGCTTGTGCAGCAGGTTGGCGACCTTGGTGCCCAGCCGGGTGCCGGTGATCGCGACCTGGGCGGAGGTGAGCCCGGTAGCCGCGGCCACCGAGGCGCCCGCGGTGATCCAGGAGGCGGCCAGGGCGGCGATCCACTCGATGATCAAACCGATCACGAGTTCCTGGATGATGTCGATGACGGTCTCGACGAACAGGTCGAACAGGTCGGCCGCGAGGTCCAGGTTCTCCTTGAGACCCCGGATGTCCGATGCCATGGCCTTGGCGCCCTCGGCGAACTCGGCCATCTCGGCGCGGAACGCGTCGCCCGCCTCACCCTCCCAGACCGGCTGGGTGGCGTCGGAGCGCCGCTTCTCGTGCTCGCCCGCGCCCTCGACCCACTGGGCGATCTTCTCCCAGCCCTCGCCGGTGCTGCGCATCTGCTGGGGGTCGCCGATCGCCGGTTCGAGGACGAACTCGACGAGCGGGCTGATCACCAGGCCGATGAGGAAGCCGAGGCCGTTGTCGAAGAACGCCTGACCGGGGCTGGTGACGGCCTCGAGCTGCTGCATCCGCGCGTTCACCGTGGCGATGGCGATCTCCGGCGGAGTGCCCGCGTCGGCGAGGTCGGAGCTCGCCTTCACCCAGGAGCTGCCGTAACCGGCGTGCTGCTCGAGGTAGCCCTTCGAGTCGCCGTCGCCCGCGTTGACCGAGCCGATGCTCCCCGGACCGTCGAGCGAACCGGACAGCTGGCCGTAGTTCCCGGCCTCCGCGGTGTCGGTGCCGCTGTAGTTCTTCGCGGTGTCGGTGACCGCCGCCGAGACCGCCGACATGTACGTCTTCGCCTGGGTGGCGAGCTGCTGGCATTCCTCGACGTTGTTGAAGTACGCGAACGCGAGGAACTCACCAAGCGGACCGAAGCAGTCGTCGGACACCCGAGCCTGCTCGAACACGCTGGACAGCGCGCCGAAGTGCTCGCCGGTGGCCTCCGAGCCCTTGCTGTAGGCCGCGAGCGCCTCGCCGCTGATGATCATGGTCACCGGTTACCCCCGAAGATCGAACCCGTCGAGAAATCGTCGTCGTCACCGTCTTCGACGGCACGCGGCGGCCGCGGGTTCCGCGTGGGTTGGGGTGCGGAGAAATCGGCCCGGGAGGCGCCGGGCGGAGGCGGCGCGGGCAGTGCCCCGGGGGGCGGGGGAGCCGAGGGGCCCATCGGCGCCTGGTCCGGCGTGTGGGCCCGGAACGCCTCCTGGAACTGGGCGAACTGGGCCTCGCCGACGGCCGGGCGCACGAGCTGCTCCATCGCGGCCGCGGCCTGCTGGGTGGCCTGCCGGATGGTGCCGAGGATCTCCTGCGTGAGCTGGACGTGCGACATCTTCATCGCCGCGGGCCCCAGTTGCAGACCGAGAACCGCGCCCGAGGGGGCCACGGTCACCGTCACCGAGCCGTCGCCGTTGCGGGCGCTGCCCTTGAGCTGCGCGATGCTCTCTTTAAGCGCCGAAGCTCGGGCTGCCTGTTCCTCGAAGCGCCGCATTGTCGCCTGGAGCTTGGCCTCGTCCATAGGGTTCCTCTCGTTCTCCGGCCCCCAGCACACGCACAGTATCTGCGTTTAGCGGCCCACGTCAGGAGTTCGCGGAACGTCGGACCGGTGCGGCACCAGCTGACGAGTTCAGGCCCGGAAGAACTTCTCCTGCCGACCCTTGCGCACCAGCTTGAGCCACTCGACGAAGGCCTTCGGGTCGCGCTTGGTGCCGAGGAAGTACATGCCGAACCGGAGGACTTCCAGCATCCCGATCTTGCGCATTCCCGGCTGCGACATCAGGTATCCGCGGTTGCGGTAGGTGTAGTACCGCTTGATCGCGTTGTCCGGGTCCTGCGCGTGGAACCGGCCGCCGAGCATCGGCTTGAACTCGTCCGAGCCGTCCGGGTGCAGGTAGGACACGGTCAGGCAGGTGCCGAACGGCAGGCCCGAGCGCACGAGCCTGCGGTGCACCTCGACCTCGTCGCCGCGGAAGAACAGCCGGTAGTCCGGGACGCCGACCACGTCGAGGGTGTCCGCGCGGAACAGCGCGCCGTTGAACAGCGACGCGATGCCCGGCAGGAAGTCCTGCCCGAGCTCGCCCGCGGTGCGCTTCCACGTCAGGCCGCGGCGCAGCGGGAACGCGAGCTTGTCCGGCGCCTCGATGTTGGTCACGACCGGCGACACCTCGGCGAGGCCGCGCTTCTCCGCGACGTCGAGCAGGGTGCCCAGGACCGACTCGTCGGCCGGGCGGCCGTCGTCGTCGGCGAGCCAGAGCCAGTCCGCGCCCATGGCCAGCGCGTGCAGCATGCCCAGGGCGAAGCCGCCCGCGCCGCCGAGGTTGCGATGGGACACCAGGTACGTCGTGGGGACGCCGCAGGATTCGACGATGTCGCGGGCCGGGTCGTCGGGGCCGTTGTCGACGACGACGACGTGCTCCGGCGGCCGGTTCTGCGCCGCGATCATCTTCAGGGAGTCCGCGAGCAGCGCCCGACGGTGCCTGGTGACCACCACGGCCACGACTGATCCCGGCGGCAACTGCGCGGCGGTGCTCATAGCGTCAGGCCCAGCCTTTCCAGGGTCTCCTGGCTCATGTGGTCATACGGGTCGTGGCCCTTGTAGGCGGTCAGGACCTCACGCAGCGAGCCGTGCATCTTGACCCGGCCCTCGTCCATCCAGATCGCGGTGTTGCACAGCTCGAACAACAGGTCGTCCGAGTGCGAGGCGAAGACCAACATGCCGGACCTTCGTACCAGGTCGACGAGCCGGTCGCGAGCTTTGGCCATGAACGCCGCGTCGACAGCGCCGATGCCCTCGTCGAGCAGCAGGATCTCCGGGTCGATCGAGGTGACCACGCCCAGCGCGAGCCGGACCCGCATGCCGGTGGAGTAGGTGCGCAGCGGCAGGTGCAGGTAGTCGCCCAGCTCGGTGAACTTGGAGATGTCCTCGACCCGCGCCTCCATCTGCTTGCGCGACATGCCCAGGAACAGGCCGCGGATCATGATGTTCTCGAGACCGGAGATCTCCGGGTCCATGCCGACCGCGAGGTCGAACACGGGAGCGATCTTGCCGTTGATCTCGGTCGTGCCGCGCGTGGGCTCGTAGATACCCGACAGCAGCCGCAGCAGCGTCGACTTGCCCGCGCCGTTGTGCCCGACGAGCGCGACCCGGTCGCCCTCATTGAGGGTGAGCGTGATGTCGTGCAGCGCTTCGATTATCGGGACTCTGGTCTCCGTGCCGATCTTGCCGCCGACCTTGCCGAGGACGGCCTTCTTCAGCGACCGCGTCTTCGCGTCGAAGATCGGGAAGTCGACGGAGGCGTTCTGGACCTCGATGCTGACCATGTGGGGATGCCTCACCTAGACCCAGTAGGAAACACGCGAACGGTAGTTGCGCATCGCGAGCATGGCCAAGGCCCACCCGACGATGGTGATACCGCCGACGACGGCCCAGTGGTGCCAGCTCTGCTGGCTGCCGATCAACGGGGCCCGGATGATCTGGATGAAGTGGTAGAGCGGGTTGAGCTCGGCCACCCACACCATCCAGCCCGCGCTGGTGCCCAGCTTGCGGGTGATGAGGTCCACCGGCCACACGATCGGCGTCATGAAGAACAGCAGCTGCGTGAGCGCGCCGATGACCTGCGGGATGTCGCGGTAGCGGGTGCTGATGATGCCGAAGAGCAGCGCGACCCAGGTGCCGTTCAGCGCGAGCAGCACGAACGCCGGGACGGCGTTGATGATCGTCCAGTCGAGACCGGGCTGCGGCAGACCACCCGGGCTCAGGAAGTAGCCGTCCTGGACCAGGTACGGGAAGAAGATGGCGAGCACGACCACGTAGACCAGCAGGTTGTGCAGGAACATCAGCGCCAGCCGCCACACCGTGCGCAGCGCGTAGACGGTGAGCGGGGCGGGCAGGTGCTTGATCAGCCCCTCGTTGGAGATGAAGGTGTCCGCGCCCTCGGTCATGCAGCCGAGCATGAAGTTCCAGACGATGAACCCGACCGTCAGGTAGGGCAGGAACGTCTTGATGTCGGTGTCGAACAGTGTCGCGTACAGGACGCCCAGGCCCGCCGCGGTCACGGCCATGCTCAGGGTGATCCACAACGGACCGATCACAGAACGCCGGTAGCGCTGCTTGATGTCCTGCCAACCGAGGTGCCCCCACAGCTCACGCTGCGCGAAGCCCTGTCGCAGATCCTCGACCGCACGACTGAACGTGCGCCCGGCGTGCACCACGGGCACGGGCTTCTCCTCGATAAGGGTTGCTTGCACGGATCCCGAGACTACCGGCGACGCCCCGGCAGTCACCCAGCCGGGGAGTCGGTTCCGGTCACACGGACGACGACCTGCTCGTTGTCGATCGTGTACGCGGTGTATTCGAATTCAGTGGCCGTATCCGCGACGTACTCCTGCCACGCTTTGAACTCGTGCTCGCGCCACCCTGCGTAATTGAAGAATTCATCGAAAACCACGATGCTGCCCGCCCGCAGCCGCGGCCCCACGAGGTCGAGCACGGTCTTCGCCGAGCTGTAGAGGTCGGCGTCGACGTGCAGGAAGTCGACCGGGCCCGGGTGCTCGGCCAGGAACCCGGGCAGCGTCTCGTCGAACCAGCCGACCACCAGGTCGGCGCCCGGGACGTCCGGCAGCCCGTCGGTGGCGAACGCGCCCGCCGGGTAGCCCGCCCGCCAGTCGCTGGGCAGGCCCTCGAAGGAGTCGAAGCCGAAGACGCCCGCGCCGCCGCGGGCCGCGGCGATGATGCGCAGCGTCGTCCCGGTGAAGACGCCGAACTCCAGGGCCAGCCCACCGGAGGGGGCCAGCGACAGCGCGTGCTCCAGCGTTCGGTGCGGGTGCTCGAACTGCTCGGCGCCCGCCATGTTGTCGTTGGCGAACTCGCTGCTGTCCGCCGCCGCCTCCCGCTCCGCGGCGTAGAACAGGTCGCGGCGACTGCGGTGCTCGAAGTCGGCGATCCGTTCCGCGACCCGGTCGACCGTGCGGTCGGCGTGCTCGCGAAGTTCCGCGCGCAACCCGGCGACCTCCGCGCGCAGCGACTCGATCTCCCGAGCCTGCCCGCGGGTGACCGCCTCCTCGACCGCGTTCATCAGCTTCGCGCGCAGGGACCGCTTGATGTCCTCGGTCCGCGCGCGCAGCTTGTCGAACATCGGTCCCCTCGGGTCAGAGGTACTGGCCGGTGCCTCGGATGTGCGTGCCGTCGGCGCTCTCGGCGCCACCGCCGACGCCAGGGGGAAGGCCGCGGCGCATC is drawn from Actinokineospora alba and contains these coding sequences:
- the glfT1 gene encoding galactofuranosyltransferase GlfT1 — encoded protein: MSTAAQLPPGSVVAVVVTRHRRALLADSLKMIAAQNRPPEHVVVVDNGPDDPARDIVESCGVPTTYLVSHRNLGGAGGFALGMLHALAMGADWLWLADDDGRPADESVLGTLLDVAEKRGLAEVSPVVTNIEAPDKLAFPLRRGLTWKRTAGELGQDFLPGIASLFNGALFRADTLDVVGVPDYRLFFRGDEVEVHRRLVRSGLPFGTCLTVSYLHPDGSDEFKPMLGGRFHAQDPDNAIKRYYTYRNRGYLMSQPGMRKIGMLEVLRFGMYFLGTKRDPKAFVEWLKLVRKGRQEKFFRA
- a CDS encoding class I SAM-dependent methyltransferase; this translates as MFDKLRARTEDIKRSLRAKLMNAVEEAVTRGQAREIESLRAEVAGLRAELREHADRTVDRVAERIADFEHRSRRDLFYAAEREAAADSSEFANDNMAGAEQFEHPHRTLEHALSLAPSGGLALEFGVFTGTTLRIIAAARGGAGVFGFDSFEGLPSDWRAGYPAGAFATDGLPDVPGADLVVGWFDETLPGFLAEHPGPVDFLHVDADLYSSAKTVLDLVGPRLRAGSIVVFDEFFNYAGWREHEFKAWQEYVADTATEFEYTAYTIDNEQVVVRVTGTDSPAG
- a CDS encoding WXG100 family type VII secretion target, translated to MIISGEALAAYSKGSEATGEHFGALSSVFEQARVSDDCFGPLGEFLAFAYFNNVEECQQLATQAKTYMSAVSAAVTDTAKNYSGTDTAEAGNYGQLSGSLDGPGSIGSVNAGDGDSKGYLEQHAGYGSSWVKASSDLADAGTPPEIAIATVNARMQQLEAVTSPGQAFFDNGLGFLIGLVISPLVEFVLEPAIGDPQQMRSTGEGWEKIAQWVEGAGEHEKRRSDATQPVWEGEAGDAFRAEMAEFAEGAKAMASDIRGLKENLDLAADLFDLFVETVIDIIQELVIGLIIEWIAALAASWITAGASVAAATGLTSAQVAITGTRLGTKVANLLHKLKPLFTKLEDLLKQLRSGPLKNLCDRANGLASTRGVGGTLGRQMDRNSPALGALRNHTDSNIVDGVETGLKTKSSNNYFGKDAVGEEALAQRAVKYGLGAAGLGGSTHTGTAVTTGILENAPGAAVEYGVEQGYNKATDPSTEEERRADTDRGFTLNE
- the wzt gene encoding galactan export ABC transporter ATP-binding subunit Wzt/RfbE encodes the protein MVSIEVQNASVDFPIFDAKTRSLKKAVLGKVGGKIGTETRVPIIEALHDITLTLNEGDRVALVGHNGAGKSTLLRLLSGIYEPTRGTTEINGKIAPVFDLAVGMDPEISGLENIMIRGLFLGMSRKQMEARVEDISKFTELGDYLHLPLRTYSTGMRVRLALGVVTSIDPEILLLDEGIGAVDAAFMAKARDRLVDLVRRSGMLVFASHSDDLLFELCNTAIWMDEGRVKMHGSLREVLTAYKGHDPYDHMSQETLERLGLTL
- a CDS encoding GtrA family protein; this encodes MAEVRNDSERAGLVRQLTRFVMVGGFCALVDSGAYWLLLQAGTWVHLAKALSFIAGTTTAYFLNKRFTFAGAADRGASQAGGFALLYTVTFFVNVGTNALMLELLPEMRWEYALAWVVAQAVGTTINFVMLRTVVFRH
- a CDS encoding decaprenylphospho-beta-D-erythro-pentofuranosid-2-ulose 2-reductase, encoding MINAVGIPQSLLLLGGTSEIGLAVAENYARQAPLTVILAARPSERLDAAAENLRGLGATVRTIAFDAKDLDSHPSVVEQAFADGDVDVTVIAFGLLGDPEQAWQDHAAGVELAQVNYTAPVSLGIALAERLRKQGHGSIVALSSVAGERVRRSNFVYGSTKAGFDGFYLGLGEALRPDGIHVTVVRPGFVHTKMTEGLKAAPMATTPDKVAEIVVDAVRRRRDLVWAPGQWRAVMSVLRHIPRPIFRKLPI
- a CDS encoding FAD-binding oxidoreductase, producing MEAVSNAGPRFETRALTGWGRTAPSVARVAYPTTEEQVIAAVGQATGRGVIARGLGRSYGDPAQNAGGVVVDMNGLDRIHSIDADSGLAVLDAGVNLDQLMRAALPFGLWVPVLPGTRQVTIGGAIGSDIHGKNHHSAGSFGNHVRSMDLLTADGRVRSITPDGPESELFWATVGGMGLTGIILRATVALKHVESAYFVVDTDRTSTLDETLSLFADGSDENYDYSMAWFDSISTGDKLGRAVFSRGSLATVDQLPKKLRSHPLKFDAPQLLTLPNVFPNGLANKLTFRALGEAWYRKAPKQARGQIQNLTAFYHPLDLFGEWNRAYGPNGFLQYQFIIPFEADADLRRIVRRIAESGHVSFLNVLKRMGEGNAAPLSFPRPGWTITVDFPITPGLPAFCAELDELVLGVGGRLYLAKESRTAPETFHRMYPRLDEWRKVRHSVDPDGLFISDQARRLEL
- a CDS encoding YbaB/EbfC family nucleoid-associated protein, with translation MDEAKLQATMRRFEEQAARASALKESIAQLKGSARNGDGSVTVTVAPSGAVLGLQLGPAAMKMSHVQLTQEILGTIRQATQQAAAAMEQLVRPAVGEAQFAQFQEAFRAHTPDQAPMGPSAPPPPGALPAPPPPGASRADFSAPQPTRNPRPPRAVEDGDDDDFSTGSIFGGNR
- the wzm gene encoding galactan export ABC transporter permease subunit Wzm/RfbD produces the protein MQATLIEEKPVPVVHAGRTFSRAVEDLRQGFAQRELWGHLGWQDIKQRYRRSVIGPLWITLSMAVTAAGLGVLYATLFDTDIKTFLPYLTVGFIVWNFMLGCMTEGADTFISNEGLIKHLPAPLTVYALRTVWRLALMFLHNLLVYVVVLAIFFPYLVQDGYFLSPGGLPQPGLDWTIINAVPAFVLLALNGTWVALLFGIISTRYRDIPQVIGALTQLLFFMTPIVWPVDLITRKLGTSAGWMVWVAELNPLYHFIQIIRAPLIGSQQSWHHWAVVGGITIVGWALAMLAMRNYRSRVSYWV